In Camelina sativa cultivar DH55 chromosome 17, Cs, whole genome shotgun sequence, the genomic stretch gaaagcttgatttatcaggcgtccaagtttaaaagttttatttggtttaatctggttttttatttgatcaaattaaaactttaaaaagtttcaaaaaaatattataatatttaaaatttttaaaagtttaaatattataattattgaaacttttaaaagttcttagcttttaaaaagttttaaatattagaaattttaaatttaaaaagtttaaaatattataaatattgaaaatttttaaaaggttcaaattttgtattttgaaaccttttaaaagtttaaaatattataaatattgatgcaaaacataaattatcttatttatctacatttgtgctttttatttcttatgagctgtaaaacatatttttgtgtatgattttatagattagttgatattctttcattaattttttacttttgggtctaaggaagaaggattgacatcgcaagaccttaatttgatgtttgagtcaaattttgaggtttaaagaagaaagatggacgacaaacacacatgttttatacataggcatgaccagcgTTACGGTTGTCACAGTTAatgtttattaaccatcggttatggttagaaatttttgtaaccttaaccagaaccgtttaacaaacaGTTAAACGGTTAATCGGTTAAATGGttaaacggttaaacggttacgtttaaatacggttacggttcaagtggttactgttatatatggttacggttatttgataatatgatatagttgatattatttgatgatataatataattgatattatatatttataattaatatgttcttatagtttacacatatttctatatatcatatgattcatattaaataaatatttattagtatattttattatgtttttgaaatattataaaccaagtaaggattttggtttgagaagtttctaaacgcatagatctaaaaccaaataagtatatggataaaattgttaataattgggtgcatgtgttgactatgctggtgttcatgaatttcataaattttatgagaaaagaaatgattttgttcttggagtttgatgggttaacaagttgtgtggtagtctaaaaaaatgtttttcagtagaaaaatgtgaagaagttgacgagaagaagaagaaaaagaatataacgaagaaccaaacggtaaaagttacgatgacaattaacacaaaatttgacaatgaaaatgacaagaaataatatgaataataagaaaacattgaataaaaacacgaaaacataggtgatagcgatcaattaaatatgaaaacgagttaaattcatgattataaaattgtttcgtttttctggtagtcaaagaattgatttaggatatgtgaggtcatcagtttgatttgcctcgcctggacgtccaGTTAAATTCATGANATCGGTTAAATGGttaaacggttaaacggttacgtttaaatacggttacggttcaagtggttactgttatatatggttacggttatttgataatatgatatagttgatattatttgatgatataatataattgatattatatatttataattaatatgttcttatagtttacacatatttctatatatcatatgattcatattaaataaataattattagtatattttattatgtttttgaaatattataaaccaagtaaggattttggtttgagaagtttctaaacgcatagatctaaaaccaaataagtatatggataaaattgttaataattgggtgcatgtgttgactatgctggtgttcatgaatttcataaattttatgagaaaagaaatgattttgttcttggagtttgatgggttaacaagttgtgtggtagtctaaaaaaatgtttttcagtagaaaaatgtgaagaagttgacgagaagaagaagaaaaagaatataacgaagaaccaaacggtaaaagttacgatgacaattaacacaaaatttgacaatgaaaatgacaagaaataatatgaataataagaaaacattgaataaaaacacgaaaacataggtgatagcgatcaattaaatatgaaaacgagttaaattcatgattataaaattgtttcgtttttctggtagtcaaagaattgatttaggatatgtgaggtcatcagtttgatttgcctcgcctggacgtccagttaaattcatgatttttttatcagatttgattttataacacaactgatttttatattttaaaaatttgtgtatctgaaatttattttttccttagtactaattttcatttttttatgagataatattttattaccgtaatcaatcatacataattttttcaaaatatatcaaataaacccatgcgtagcgtgggttcaaaatcTAATCTGACTAAATAGGTGCAGTGATTTGATTGAATAGAATTTTTTGATCGCTAAAACGTTGGGATTCATCTTCAATTCACATATAGGAGAATTTCTGTGATTTATAATGTACTTTCTTTTACAGTAACAAACAATATTTTTCCAAcattttattatcttaattcTTGAGAGTTAACATATTTTAGCATAGGATACAATACAATtgtatttatttccttaatgTTTTCAACAAACAATTTTAATCAAACAGTTAtatttccaaaaaagaaaatacaatcCAACAGGTTTTTTGATAAGTCGGTTTATGTAATTTAAATCCCACGGTTATTAGTGGTAGTTTTATTAGTGCTTCCTCCAGTGTGCATCTCCTCGCTGCTNGTTcatgaatttcataaattttatgagaaaagaaatgattttgttcttggagtttgatgggttaacaagNAATATATAAACTCCGTAAGAAATGTCCAAAATCTCGTGAATTGGACGAGGACGAGCGATCAATAATGCCATGTGTCACGCTTATTTATTTNaaatgtgaagaagttgacgagaagaagaagaaaaagaatataacgaagaaccaaacggtaaaagttacgatgacaattaacacaaaatttgacaatgaaaatgacaagaaataatatgaataataagaaaacattgaataaaaacacgaaaacataggtgatagcgatcaattaaatatgaNattgttttcttttctttggataTTGAGTATAACGATGAATGTATATATTGATACATTTACTTACCCAATCGACCAAACTATCTTCCATCTCACCACTTAGATCAACCGGTCTACGCCCGGTTACGAGCTCAAGAAGCATAACTCCGAAAGAGAAAACATCTGATTTCTCTGTTAGTTTCCCACTCGATGCGTATTCAGGAGCTAAGTATCCGAATGTTCCCATGACCCTAGTCGACACATGTGTGTTGTTGTCTTGAGAAAGCTTAGCCAAACCAAAATCTGCAACCTGGAATTAGCTTAAAGAATGTCAATCGAGAAATTTTGTAATTACATGTAAAGATTCGAAACAGAATTTAGGTATAGTTAAAGCATACCTTGGCTTCCATGTTAAGGTCAAGAAGAATGTTTGAAGCTTTAATGTCTCTATGAATGATTTTAGGATGACCTAACCACAATTATCAGGCCCAAACATGTAAGTATATTAACTATATCTCTTTGAATGTAGATTTAAAGtgaaaagatgaaaagatattAATGACTCACAATCTTCATGAAGATAAGCAAGACCTTTTGCTGATCCTAAGGCAATCTTGAGTCTCGTTGGCCAATCCATCACAGTCCCACTTTTCCCTATATAATTCAATTGATTTAGTGAAAAATTGTgttagtttttaactttttatataggttatatataatcattaccaagaacacaagaaaagtcattattactaattaattaccATGAAGGTGGAACTCAAGTGTGTCATTAGGGAGAAACTCATAGACCAACAGCCTCTGTCCTCCAGCATTACTGCAATATCCAACAAGAGACACAAGATGTCTATGATGAACGCGGCTAATGATCTCAACCTCTGCCTGGAATTCTCTATCGCCTTGCCCGCTTCCAGCTTTAAGGCACTTCACCGCGATCTCCTTACCGTTTGGCAAGATTCCTTTGTGAACATAACCGAACCCGCCTTGTCCCAACAAACGGTCTTTTGAGAAACCTTGAGTTGCGGCAGCGAGCTCCTCGTAAGTGAATGTGCTTTGGTTGAATCCCAAGGCCACTGAAGGGTGAGGCGGTGGTAGAGATGGAGCGTATGGACCTGATGAGAAATTTGAGCCCATCTCGCCGCTCTGAATAACATTTACGCCTCCTGACACTGGTGCTGGTGGTGACGGCATTGGCTGCCAATTTCCTGaaggtggtggtggcggcggtgAATTCACCCANNNNNNNNNNNNNNNNNNTTACCATGAAGGTGGAACTCAAGTGTGTCATTAGGGAGAAACTCATAGACCAACAGCCTCTGTCCTCCAGCATTACTGCAATATCCAACAAGAGACACAAGATGTCTATGATGAACGCGGCTAATGATCTCAACCTCTGCCTGGAATTCTCTATCGCCTTGCCCGCTTCCAGCTTTAAGGCTCTTCACCGCGATCTCCTTACCGTTAGGCAAGATTCCTTTGTGAACATAACCGAACCCGCCTTGTCCCAACAAACGGTCTTTTGAGAAACCTTGAGTTGCGGCAGCGAGCTCCTCGTAAGTGAATGTGCTTTGGTTGAATCCCAAGGCCACTGAAGGGTGAGGCGGTGGTAGAGATGGAGCGTATGGACCTGATGAGAAATTTGAGCCCATCTCGCCGCTCTGAATAACATTTACGCCTCCTGACATTGGTGCTGGTGGTGACGGCATTGGCTGCCAGTTTCCTGaaggtggtggtggcggcggtgAATTCACCCAATTTGTTCCTATTGATCCCGGAGGTGGAGGCAGATTCACAATGTGATCATTTTGGTtgtagtgttgttgttgttgtgtagcAACATCTTGGttgtaatgttgttgttgtgtagcAACACTATTAAAATATTGATCATTCCCGGCTACAatcccaaccaaaaaaaaaagaagaagacgtaAGACAAAGACTTAGATACTAATTAAGGTAAAAGAACTAGATGAAACTTAAGCTTAATAAATGGTATGGGTTTTAGTTAGGGTTCATGGTTTTGTACATATGTAATCAAATGAGAGCAGAGGAATGTGATTTATCTAATATCTTGGatagcaagaaacaaaattcatgttttttcttGGCAAATAAGAAACTAACGGGGTTTGAATAGGGTTCATGGGTTTTATATATACGTACTTTTGCCAGCGGCGTAAGCATTGCTTCCGTAATACGGCATCTGATCAagctttgatttcttcttcttcttccgaagacAACAGACACATAGCAAGATCATGACAAGGAACAAAAATCCAGCTGCAGCCACAAGTCCTATAACAGCACCAATGTTCAGACCATCGTTACTTGACGAATTCGAGCCACCCTCTCTTGAAGGTGGAGCCAGCGATTTTGGTGCCGAGGGGGAGCTACGGTCGGAAGTCTTAGACGGTGGTGGAGGAGTATGGGAAGGGTTCTTGTTTCCTCCATCACCGCTGCTCCCATCGTTTCCTTTGTTGTCACTTTGCTGCGGCGGGGAcggtgaagaaggaggaggtGGAGATTGTGATTGTGAGGAGGAGTCAGACGGCGGTGGTGGAGGCGAAGAGGAAGAACCATCAGATGAATTTTCCGGTGAAGGAGGAGGTGGtgattcttgttgttgttgaggtgGAGAAGCTAGGTCAGGTgaagatggaggaggaggagatgttgtttgttgattgtcgGAAGGAGGAGGAGCTGCTGTTTGTTGATCGTTGGAAGAGggagtaggaggaggaggagccggCGGTGAGTTCTCCGGGGATTGCCCCTCCGCCATAatcgctctctctttctctctctctccggtgGTTTCAATGTGTATCTATTGTGAGATGAAACAAGGAACACCCAACTCTGTTCCTGTTCTCCTAGGAACAaggaagctttttttttccttttccaaattctatttttaagaaagttttcgaatgttttttttgttatttctataTTTGGGAATTATACAGaaaggcaaaagaaaaatattcacaaCGGACAATTTTCAGTTACAGCCTAGAATTCatgtttgtaaaatgtaaaatgtttttgaaaatgcTCTCGTTGAGAGTTGAACTCAAGACCTCCCGCTTACTAAACGGgtgctctaaccaactgagctacgaGAGCTTTTTGTTCGAATTCTGTTCTTCGACGATAATCaagcttttctttttgacaacaatTGGGTTGAAACTTAGTCGAGTGACTGTCTGAGTGAGCTTCTAAacattaatagaaaaataagttTGGCTCACAATCAGAACTATAGTACGGTTGATTACAAGACTagaattcatgattttttttttctttttctttaatgagATATTCAAGACTAGAATGCCAAATCTATTATAAGATTTACAGTGTTGCAAAACATAAACCATGCATCGTGGTCTCATGTATTAGGGCTAAAGCTTCATTGTGGTCTGTGGATCTGGTGCATGTAACAAGTGCATATCATGAAGTTATCCATTAAAGCGCGCGCGATCATTAAATTCACAATATTTTGTAAACAGATTCGAAAATTGGTCATCATTTGTAATAGAATATGATCATATTAATATCTCttcttaaaacaaatattaagaaTCTAAGATAAGAATATTTTAACTTTCCAAATAATCTCCTCGCCATAAAAGATTATTCTgtgcatttttattttatggaaaCAATTTTTcgtataaataaaatgaaacttCAGACAGCATTCATTTCGATACATGCCATTGCCAAATAAAAGAAGcttcttttccttatttgataaacaacaacaacaacaacaacaacaacaacaacaacaaaaacctagtGGTTctattctttattttgttcttatcaGCTCAGGTTTAGGTTTTCATACCAGCTCACATCGACCTCCTCGcttagaaaatcaaaataataagaaaagaatgGTTTAACGtcatgtttcatatatatatatatgctcatgTAACAAACAACCAGTCAACCACTTAAAGAAAAACTATGCTTGAATTCATTTGATTTATCACTCATCTACCACTTATATATGTTCATGTTCGTGTGATGAATAGATatttcttttagttaatttggGTCACATCTTATAAAAGCTAACCATAGATTGTATCTCgaaaaatctttttaatatatggATGAATTTGTATGAAAGCCACGTTACGTCTAAAGAATGAGGCCACTGATCATTTTTCGTAGTTTCTgtttctcataaaaaaaaaatacatttttttgttgatcatATATAGTGATGGTTTCTTTACATGTGATTCAAGTTAGATATACTATTTAATGAACgaagaaaagtgaagaacaCATGCAAATGTCCAACAGAAGCAAGTCGAAATAAATTCTCATTTAGCTTTCACTGATTTATCATTGctggaaaattttgtttatgcTAGTTTTACTATGATCTCGTCGTTATAAAACCCCACTTGAATTGTTGCCTTGTTGAGTGAATGGACGTTGTTTAGACATGTCTATAATTATGAATCTAAAATAActagtgtgtatatataaatatataaaaaaatcattatttattttgccTCTCCTTCTATTTGTTGACGAGGGACTACAGTCCCGATCTAAATTTCAGTATTTCCCACTTACAGTGCCTCCGGCTTGGTACATACTTTCGTTATTAATCGTTGTATTCTTGTGATATTGTTATATGTCGTTTGCAATTAGCAGCGTTAAAAGTATATGTTCTAGATTTGATCGATTATATCATTGCTAAATTTTGGATTAGATTCTCTGGAAAAGATCTGATAGTGATAGTCAGTATGAgtatatttgtatatgttaAAAATTACAACTGTTTAATTCTTTTGTAGGTTTACTTTTCTATTTACCGTATATTCATAACTTCAACTATTCAATAAGTAAACTTGAAATGTACCCGTGCAATTAactagtataaatatatatctttgaaaaaaaaactacatgtGGAAATAaccaagagaaaaagaagaagacttcgggagagaagaagacgatggtgaAAAAGACAAATCCAAGAaccaacacaagaaaaaacctttaccagaaagaaagaaaaaaacactagaaaaaatgaagaaaagagtgagtacgatgaaaatgatgacgtATTTAGCCACGGAAAAGAGAAAAGTATGGAAGAGCAAACGATCCATTCACAAGCGAAAGATGCACTGTCGTGTATTGTTCTCTCCTATGCCATGttctctttcgttttttctCATGTGAAGCTTCTTCCATTCCCTCTTTTAGTGTGGTTTCGTTCtcaaattttaggtttttttttctttcccacttcctaacactacaaaaaaaattgaattattatGACAAACTTAGAGAAGGAAAATATTCGTCAGAAATCTGTCAcaatttttgttatgattttgtgACCTTTTATATTCAatgccaacaaaaaaataaacttcgTCTCCTCTAACTCTTTTTTTCCTCAGACAGTCCTTCCACcatgatttttctttcaaatccaGCTTGGTTTTGTATATTGATACTTTAGAAACGAGTTATAAAAGGAAGAGTTATTGTTGAAAAAACTGTTCTATGATGATGCGTAACGATGGAGTAGAATGGACAAGCTTTAAGTAAATTCCTCTtcggttttgtttcttttgttaagcTATCTCTCTTGGTCACCGTTCTTTTGTGAATGAATATATAGACAAGTGAATGACctctcttgcttttttttttcaacctatgTTTGTAGGTATAACACTGTTCCACTAGCCATGCAAAACATCTGATCATGTGCCGGAAACAACATGGGATTCCCATTGGACGACTGATCATGCTTCGTGTAGTCTGATATGTATATGTGATGAATGCAACAACGGGTCATTCCAAAGCCGGTGTGTTATTTTCAGATGGGTTGGGATCTCAGACGCTTATTACTACAAAGAGTGTACATTTGGCCTCTCTTTTCATATGTGGTTCACTTTGGATAGGAAGGGGATTACCAGTTGGACTCTCGTCATCtcactcttccttctcttctcttcccgCTGAGGAGTCCTTTGTTGTGACAATTGATACTGAGATATATCCCCACAAGAATACTTCACTTAGGTgaactttgctttctttttaaaCTCTCAATGATGTAAATGATCTCTTCGATCTCATCATTACTCCTTCATGCCAATTTTTAATAGAAGAGATTGAAGCCAAATTTTCCCTTTTTGtgttgtgaaatattttaaaatcacccaaaatttaataataaatctcaaAGAATCATACTTCCtacgtttcaaaatataatttaataataaatctcaaagaatactccctccgtttcaaaatataagatgttttggagaagttttttatttcataatataggaagttttcaaatttcaatgcaacttttagattagtttagtattttatattatgcagtattgtttctgattggttgaacttgttaaaagtaaagactttttAATTTGCGTggtttgcttaaaacatcctatattttgaaacggagggagtatttaatattcttgattaaaaaaatataaaaactctaaaaaataatcaaatcttctaaaagctcactcaaatctttcaaaattctaaaatattaaaatcctactaaatctttaaaatgtcaagttcaaTGCTCccttctacaaaaaaaaattgagttattgtaacattttattgtgacggaaaaaatgttattatgaCGAAATATTacgtcttaataaaattattttgttgtagTGTAATCTTAGcaaatatttcaaaaagaaaacttatacAAAATCTTCCTAATCTTTCTAAACTCTCTTTACCCTAAACACAATCATGTCATCACcttattctaaaaatattagGTAAAAAAAGATAAGCACATCTTAGCAAACAACAGCGTCCGTCGAAACCGCCAACATGAAAATGTTTCATGTTTCATGTTTAAGCTCATCCAAGTAAAAATTTATTATCAAATAATGTCAAACATTACTATTCATTATGAtacttttttactttgttaatcACTCCACTCTTATCATAAATCATATATGCTTTTAACAATTAGTATGTGTTCTATCATTCAAGATATTCCAACAATGGAATCTTAGATCCAAACCGATGATATATATGTTCCATTTATATTTCAATCCAAATCCAAAGACGAAAGGAGAGAAACAAACCAATCTGGATCCAAcgattaagttaaaaaaaaagaagaaactgattaGTACATTATATTAGATCACATGTAACACAATTATCATAACTATTATTTAACAGTAGTTATACACACGGTtaacaaaatactaaaaacGGTAACAATAACTTTGTCATTCCATGAACTAGTTATGTTCATTGATGGAATATCTTTTCTGATTACTATTACGTCGATTTTACGTAATAgtaatcattttaaaaactataaaatatagCTAACCTAAATTTTGCAATTAAATTTCCAACgagaaagtaaaagaagcaAACAGATTTCTAGTATATAATATTAGATCACATGTAACACAATTATCATAACTATTCTTTAACAGTCATACACATATGGTTAACCAAATACTAAAAACGGTAGCAAACCCTTGTCATTTTATGAACTAATTGTGTTCATTTGTGGAATATCATTTTCTACGTCGACTTAACAGATAAAAATACGACAAACAGTAGATGTAATAATAGTTAATCCACATGCCAAGGGTTTGCTAAAATGACTAATCTTTAGCTCAAAACTATAGCTAATCTTTTTAAGTTGGTGGTTATATTTCCAACGAAAAAAAGTAAGAAGGAAACTGATTGCTAGTACATTATATTAGATCAAATGTAACACAATTACAGGATCATAAGTATTATTTAACAGTCTCATATACACTCGGTTAACAAAATACTTAcatcgatatatatatacatgttcaaaactcaaaaatatagcttatatttttgaaacattCAATTTAAGTTTCAGTGAAAAAGTAAATGAAAGAAGGTTAACAATATGAAAATGGTAACAATCCTCTTGTCACTGGATGaacaaattatattcatattatataatttccttCTGGCCTACTTTAGGTCGATTTTGAagaatatatacataatataagtaaatattgcatttatcttattttcacaTTTTGAGGAAATATTGGTTAAAATCTTGAGGTCATGGAGGATGTGGGACAAATATTTGCCTGCCTaccaattaataatttttgaccaataaaccaaaacttaaaTATTGGGTTTATGACAATTGGATATATTAGTAAAAATGTAACATTGATGattttaccaagaaaatatttattccTAGCTAAAATATTTGTTCTTGGAAGTTTTTAGCCTTTCTGGCGATgaaattgttaaatattttaaaaaaagatatcaaaaccaaaattaacacTTAGGAGAACTGGTACAACAATACTTTTATTTTCGCCAATCTGAACATATACTAATGTGTAGAACATTAATACGATAAGACGATACAAttttcattaaacaaaaaaaacaacaacgacAACAGTTTTATTCAAGAAGCACAGATACACTCAAACATGAGTAGAGGTTGAAGCTGAGAGTATGTTCTTGCGAACATACTTACGAGCCCAAACATGTTTGCCATTGATGGTAAACTTGTTCTTAAACCTCGCACTCACAATCTCTTCCATCATCAACGCACACGACGGTTTCAACACCAGCTTCGCAAACAACGGCTGCTCACCTTCAACTTGTTGCATCTCTATTGCTCCTATCACATCCCCGAATCTCTTAGTGAAGTAGACCCTCACTTCCTCTTCCGATATTGGATACCCTTTCGAAAACGTCAGGAAAATAGTCCTATCATCCGCAGCCGCCTTCGCTGCTCTCTCTTCTTCCGCCAACATCCTCACCGCGGCTGCCTTGTTTGCTTCTTCACcaacaggaggaggaggaagaggataaGCAACAGCTACGTTTTGCACATTCCTGTTAGGGCTAACTTGTTGAAGACAaccaagcctaaggttcctcaATTCCTCAAggtatttctctctctctgaagcCAAAAGTTTCTCCCTATTGTACTTACGTACCTTCTCGCATATGTCTTCGAAAGCTCGGATGCAGAAATCGTTCCAATTATTTGTCAACAAAGTGCAAAAAGTTTCACGGCTCGCGTTGATCAGCGTGAGAGTAAACCTCCCTTTAGTGATACGCAAGAGCAAAGGTATGATGGTATTGTCGTCGTTGTTGGCAGCCAAGACAGTCGATGCGTAATGATGGTTGAATAGAAGATTGATACAGACACTGACTTCGTTAGCCACAGCGTCGACGACAATGTCTGGTAGAGAGCAAAGAGAGGCGATTAGGTCGGGGGCGTAACCGGATTGCTCGAGCATCATGAGAAAACCCATCGCGAGAAACGACTGGTCCACGTCTCGACTTAGAGGATAGACAAGACGAGTGAACAAGGTTCTGTCGATTTTATGAAAGGTATGAAACTGCTCTCGTGTGACCACGGCAGTAGCAGATGATGAAGGGTTCTCCATGAAAGCCGAAAACAATGGAAAAGCCAtgataggttttttttttttttttgcttcgaGATTATGTGTGGTGATGGTGATGTTATCTATGTGATTAGGACATAGATTATATAGAGAAACCACTGAAATTGTGAAAAGGCGTAATCTTATTTTCCCTAAATAATTTTCATACATACCTTACAAGTTTTTGTCCTAGTTCATGtctctaattaattacataCAAGAGTCATAACGTTAAGAGGCTACGTGTCGTTTAGTGTTGAGCAATGGTGACCCTTGGATCATTATCAGTTATTACCCATCACCCTTGGATCGTTATCATTATTCAAACACATATCcctaacatttgtttttttcttgcatcattgtacatttttttctttatatggAGGAGCCTAAGTCAATACTGTATTCTATGAGGCtaattataaagaaagaaatcaaaacctCATTCTTCcaaatttattatcttttgcAATTTTTGTTGAATACAAGATAAAATTTATACGGTCAAACATTTGATATAAGAATTTctataatgtaaaaaaaagtttttttttctacaaataatttcaatttgattagatatatttatattatttgatttataaaagaggttttgttgtcaaaaaaatatattttctagtttttcttaaatatataatctaatcacatttcttatttattttatacttatttttattttcgtttcAGTTAAAACTATTTAGATCGTTAATCTAACTTTGAAGATAAATTTAGTAAATAActataatagtaaaataatatataaaaaggtaTATTCGTACGTATCGACCAAAATACTATTTATGAACGAAATAcgtatttagaaaaataatatgttaccgatcaaaatagaaaatccgtatcattaatatatatgtaacatattgCTTTCGAAATGTAGAAACTATTTGACACAAAGATTTGATAATGGCAGCAGATGAAGCAAAAGAATGGACAAAGATTTGGCCAGAGGAAGATCATGGACATGATCGGAAGATCGAGACACATGATTGTATTTTTAGCAGAGTGGATGAGATACTCAATCAACTTAGAGTATCTTGTTCTACAATTCTGGAAACTTAACT encodes the following:
- the LOC104759861 gene encoding proline-rich receptor-like protein kinase PERK7, which codes for MAEGQSPENSPPAPPPPTPSSNDQQTAAPPPSDNQQTTSPPPPSSPDLASPPQQQQESPPPPSPENSSDGSSSSPPPPPSDSSSQSQSPPPPSSPSPPQQSDNKGNDGSSGDGGNKNPSHTPPPPSKTSDRSSPSAPKSLAPPSREGGSNSSSNDGLNIGAVIGLVAAAGFLFLVMILLCVCCLRKKKKKSKLDQMPYYGSNAYAAGKTGNDQYFNSVATQQQHYNQDVATQQQQHYNQNDHIVNLPPPPGSIGTNWVNSPPPPPPSGNWQPMPSPPAPMSGGVNVIQSGEMGSNFSSGPYAPSLPPPHPSVALGFNQSTFTYEELAAATQGFSKDRLLGQGGFGYVHKGILPNGKEIAVKSLKAGSGQGDREFQAEVEIISRVHHRHLVSLVGYCSNAGGQRLLVYEFLPNDTLEFHLHGKSGTVMDWPTRLKIALGSAKGLAYLHEDCHPKIIHRDIKASNILLDLNMEAKVADFGLAKLSQDNNTHVSTRVMGTFGYLAPEYASSGKLTEKSDVFSFGVMLLELVTGRRPVDLSGEMEDSLVDWRGDAHWRKH
- the LOC104758228 gene encoding uncharacterized protein LOC104758228 is translated as MAFPLFSAFMENPSSSATAVVTREQFHTFHKIDRTLFTRLVYPLSRDVDQSFLAMGFLMMLEQSGYAPDLIASLCSLPDIVVDAVANEVSVCINLLFNHHYASTVLAANNDDNTIIPLLLRITKGRFTLTLINASRETFCTLLTNNWNDFCIRAFEDICEKVRKYNREKLLASEREKYLEELRNLRLGCLQQVSPNRNVQNVAVAYPLPPPPVGEEANKAAAVRMLAEEERAAKAAADDRTIFLTFSKGYPISEEEVRVYFTKRFGDVIGAIEMQQVEGEQPLFAKLVLKPSCALMMEEIVSARFKNKFTINGKHVWARKYVRKNILSASTSTHV